In the genome of Pediococcus claussenii ATCC BAA-344, one region contains:
- a CDS encoding aspartate/glutamate racemase family protein translates to MKDFFTIIGGMGTPATESYIRLLNKRTPAHRDQDYLNYVLVNHASVPDRSTYLMDNSKPNPYPDLLEDIRDQSKLSPKFFVIACNTAHYFYDDLQKATEIPIVHMPRETVKDIQKRFPEVKKVGIIGTPGTTSDGIYDRELEAVGLEVIKPTQELQDMTSELIFDDIKAQNEVDADLFHVILQRMIEERGAEVVILGCTELSYAQEIAPDHDFPIADSQSVLVDKSIELAKK, encoded by the coding sequence ATGAAAGACTTCTTTACAATCATAGGGGGTATGGGTACTCCGGCTACTGAAAGTTATATTAGACTGCTAAACAAACGAACTCCGGCACACCGTGATCAAGATTATTTGAACTATGTATTGGTTAATCATGCGAGTGTTCCAGATCGTTCTACTTACTTGATGGATAATTCGAAACCAAATCCATATCCAGATTTGCTTGAAGATATAAGAGATCAAAGTAAATTAAGTCCTAAATTCTTTGTAATCGCATGTAATACAGCACATTATTTTTACGACGATCTGCAAAAAGCAACTGAGATTCCGATCGTGCATATGCCTCGCGAAACGGTTAAGGATATTCAAAAACGTTTTCCAGAAGTTAAAAAAGTGGGAATTATTGGCACTCCAGGAACAACTTCGGATGGGATTTACGATCGTGAGCTGGAAGCAGTCGGGTTAGAAGTAATTAAACCTACTCAAGAGCTTCAAGATATGACTAGTGAGTTAATTTTTGACGATATTAAAGCGCAGAATGAAGTTGACGCTGATCTATTTCATGTAATTTTGCAGAGAATGATCGAGGAACGTGGGGCAGAGGTTGTTATTTTAGGATGTACAGAACTTTCATATGCTCAAGAAATCGCACCTGACCATGATTTTCCAATTGCTGATTCTCAATCTGTATTGGTTGATAAGTCAATTGAGTTAGCGAAGAAATAA